From Oncorhynchus nerka isolate Pitt River linkage group LG1, Oner_Uvic_2.0, whole genome shotgun sequence, the proteins below share one genomic window:
- the LOC115129239 gene encoding guanylate-binding protein 1-like yields the protein MAGQTVSMKEPVCLIENDSDGKLCVVRSALDILDQIDQHVVVVSVVGLYRTGKSYLMNKLAGEKKGFALGATIQSKTKGIWMWCVPHPEKRDHTLVLLDTEGLGDVEKGDEKNDNWIFSLAVLLSSTLVYNSMGTIDNNALEKLHYVTELTEHIKVKSNQRDGEESSEYLRYFPSFVWTVRDFTLTLEVDGRPITANEYLENALKLRTGHSQKDQAYNLPRSCLRNYFSPRWCFVFERPASGDKMRRMEELTDADLEPAFVEQAKEFCDHVFNDAKTKTLKQGLKVSGRLLGNLAETYVSAIRSGQIPCLDNAVLALAQIENSGAIERARAHYQKGMADWVAYPTETQEELSEVHAVMEKEAVAIFINNSFKDEDQKYQLELMKVLQEAYDKICERNYKESQKSCESKIQCIFAPLEEKIRDGSYMTPGGYKEYCNDLKLATSEYRSEGGRGVKAEEVLKEYLGRKASIGEAILSADQSLTEAEQRAEAEQAKREASERENRAMEEQLVVQERLRADQQRTYEENVNQLMERMERDSRNAIAEHDRVLQARLKEQNDLVRQGFDDRAHQMQREIDALKGAKAQEEEKKPSFMSTALDTIGTAAASFLPGIIPKVGGMVVKWLSKLF from the exons ATGGCAGGCCAGACAGTATCCATGAAGGAACCAGTATGTCTGATAGAGAACGACAGTGATGGGAAGCTGTGTGTGGTCCGCAGTGCACTGGACATCCTGGACCAGATTGACCAGCATGTGGTAGTGGTGTCGGTGGTCGGGCTGTACCGCACCGGCAAGTCCTACCTCATGAACAAGCTGGCTGGCGAGAAAAAAG GTTTTGCCCTGGGAGCCACCATCCAGTCCAAAACTAAGGGCATCTGGATGTGGTGTGTGCCTCACCCTGAAAAAAGAGACCACACCCTGGTGCTGCTGGATACAGAGGGGCTGGGGGATGTGGAGAAG GGTGATGAGAAGAATGACAACTGGATCTTTTCCCTGGCTGTCCTGCTCAGCAGTACTCTGGTGTACAACAGCATGGGAACCATCGACAACAACGCCCTGGAGAAACTACA CTATGTGACAGAACTGACAGAGCACATCAAGGTGAAGTCCAACCAGCGAGACGGGGAGGAATCTTCAGAGTACCTGCGTTACTTTCCTTCCTTTGTGTGGACAGTCAGAGATTTCACCCTGACCCTGGAGGTTGATGGGAGACCCATCACAGCCAATGAGTACCTGGAGAACGCTCTTAAACTGAGAACAG GTCATAGTCAGAAAGATCAGGCATACAATCTGCCTCGTAGCTGCCTGCGGAACTATTTCTCTCCTCGCTGGTGCTTTGTGTTTGAGAGGCCAGCCAGCGGAGACAAAATGAGACGTATGGAGGAGCTGACCGACGCTGACCTGGAGCCTGCCTTTGTGGAGCAAGCCAAGGAGTTCTGTGACCACGTCTTCAATGACGCCAAGACCAAGACCCTGAAACAGGGCCTGAAAGTTAGCGGCAGAC TGCTGGGAAACCTGGCAGAGACGTATGTGTCTGCCATCCGGAGTGGGCAGATCCCCTGCCTGGACAATGCTGTGTTGGCGCTGGCCCAAATTGAGAACTCCGGTGCCATCGAGAGGGCCAGGGCCCACTACCAGAAGGGCATGGCTGACTGGGTGGCCTACCCCACAGAGACCCAAGAGGAGCTGTCTGAAGTGCATGCTGTCATGGAGAAGGAGGCTGTGGCCATATTCATCAACAACTCCTTCAAAGACGAGGACCAGAAGTACCAGTTGGAGCTTATG AAAGTGCTTCAAGAAGCGTACGATAAGATCTGTGAGAGGAACTACAAGGAGTCCCAGAAGTCATGCGAGTCCAAAATCCAATGCATCTTTGCCCCCCTGGAGGAGAAAATAAGGGATGGCTCCTACATGACCCCTGGAGGATACAAAGAGTACTGCAACGACCTGAAACTGGCCACCAGCGAATACAGAtctgagggaggcagaggagtGAAG GCTGAAGAGGTACTGAAGGAGTACTTGGGAAGGAAGGCCAGCATTGGTGAGGCCATCCTGTCAGCAGACCAGTCCCTCACTGAAGCTGAGCAGAGAGCAGAAG CGGAGCAAGCAAAAAGGGAGGCATCTGAGCGGGAGAATCGAGCCATGGAGGAGCAGCTGGTTGTCCAGGAGAGGTTGAGAGCGGACCAGCAGAGGACGTATGAGGAGAATGTGAACCAgctgatggagaggatggagagagacagtagaaatGCCATAGCAGAGCACGATAGAGTTCTACAGGCCAGACTCAAG GAGCAGAATGACCTTGTCCGGCAAGGGTTTGATGACAGAGCACACCAAATGCAAAGAGAGATAGATGCCCTTAAGGGTGCGAAGGCACAAGAGGAAGAGAAAAAACCCTCATTTATGAGCACAGCTCTGGATACTATTGGGACTGCAGCTGCCTCGTTCCTTCCAGGAATAATTCCCAAAGTAGGAGGAATGGTTGTGAAATGGCTGTCTAAGTTGTTCTGA
- the LOC115129267 gene encoding guanylate-binding protein 3-like, whose product MDFPICLVENADGELHVVPGAIKYLMGLNQHVVVVAVVGLYRTGKSYLMNKLSGKRKGFALGATIQSKTKGIWIWCVPHPEKRDHTLVLLDTEGMGEGNHG is encoded by the exons ATGGATTTCCCAATATGCCTGGTCGAAAACGCAGACGGCGAGCTTCATGTAGTTCCTGGTGCCATCAAGTACCTGATGGGACTGAACCAGCATGTGGTAGTGGTGGCGGTGGTCGGGCTGTACCGTACCGGCAAGTCCTACCTCATGAACAAGCTGTCTGGAAAGAGAAAAG GTTTTGCCCTGGGAGCCACTATCCAATCCAAGACTAAAGGAATCTGGATATGGTGTGTGCCTCACCCTGAAAAGAGAGACCACACCCTGGTGCTGCTGGATAcagaggggatgggagaag gtaaccatggttga